From the Budorcas taxicolor isolate Tak-1 chromosome 1, Takin1.1, whole genome shotgun sequence genome, one window contains:
- the CAMKV gene encoding caM kinase-like vesicle-associated protein gives MPFGCVTLGDKKNYNQPSEVTDRYDLGQVIKTEEFCEIFRAKDKTTGKLHTCKKFQKRDGRKVRKAAKNEIGILKMVKHPNILQLVDVFVTRKEYFIFLELATGREVFDWILDQGYYSERDTSNVVRQVLEAVAYLHSLKIVHRNLKLENLVYYNRLKNSKIVISDFHLAKLENGLIKEPCGTPEYLAPEVVGRQRYGRPVDCWAIGVIMYILLSGNPPFYEEVEEDDYENHDKNLFRKILAGDYEFDSPYWDDISQAAKDLVTRLMEVEQDQRITAEEAISHEWISGNAASDKNIKDGVCAQIEKNFARAKWKKAVRVTTLMKRLRAPEQSGTAAAQSAPGTDTATPGAAGGATAASAAASALGGSATPATAGDATKSENVAPADRSATPATDGSTTPATDGSVTPATDGSITPATDGSVTPATDRSVTPATDGRATPAVEESTVPTTQSSATPAAKAVATPEPALAQPDSTAPGGATGQAPPSSKGEEAAGCAQESRRVETS, from the exons ATGCCGTTTGGGTGTGTGACTCTGGGCGACAAGAAGAACTATAACCAGCCATCGGAGGTGACTGACAGATATGATTTGGGACAGGTCATCAAGAC TGAGGAGTTCTGTGAGATCTTCCGGGCCAAGGACAAGACGACAGGCAAGCTGCACACCTGCAAGAAGTTCCAGAAGCGGGATGGCCGCAAGGTGCGGAAGGCAGCAAAGAACGAGATAGGCATCCTCAAGAT GGTGAAGCATCCGAACATCCTGCAATTGGTGGATGTGTTTGTGACTCGCAAGGAGTACTTTATCTTCCTGGAGCT GGCCACGGGGAGGGAGGTGTTTGACTGGATCCTGGACCAGGGCTACTACTCGGAGCGAGATACAAGCAACGTGGTGCGGCAGGTCCTGGAGGCGGTGGCCTACCTGCACTCACTCAAGATCGTGCACAGGAACCTCAAG CTGGAGAACCTGGTTTACTACAACAGACTGAAGAACTCAAAGATTGTCATCAGCGACTTTCACCTGGCCAAGCTAGAGAATGGCCTCATCAAGGAGCCCTGTGGAACCCCCGAATACCTGG CCCCAGAGGTGGTAGGCCGGCAGCGGTATGGACGCCCTGTGGACTGCTGGGCCATTGGAGTCATAATGTACATCCT GCTTTCAGGGAATCCACCTTTCTATGAGGAGGTAGAGGAAGATGACTATGAGAACCACGACAAGAATCTCTTCCGCAAAATCCTGGCTGGCGATTATGAGTTTGACTCTCCATACTGGGATGATATTTCACAGGCAG CCAAAGACCTGGTCACAAGGCTGATGGAGGTGGAGCAAGACCAGCGGATCACTGCAGAAGAGGCCATCTCCCATGAGTG GATCTCTGGCAATGCTGCTTCTGATAAGAACATTAAGGATGGTGTCTGTGCCCAGATTGAAAAGAACTTTGCCAGAGCTAAGTGGAAG AAAGCTGTCCGAGTGACCACCCTCATGAAACGGCTCAGGGCCCCAGAGCAGTCCGGCACGGCTGCAGCCCAGTCTGCTCCAGGCACAGATACTGCCAcccctggggctgcaggcggggCCACAGCTGCAAGTGCAGCTGCCTCAGCCCTTGGGGGCAGTGCCACCCCAGCCACAGCAGGTGATGCTACAAAGAGCGAGAACGTGGCCCCCGCCGACCGTAGTGCCACCCCAGCCACAGATGGCAGTACCACCCCAGCCACTGATGGGAGCGTCACCCCAGCCACTGATGGGAGCATCACCCCAGCCACCGATGGGAGCGTCACCCCAGCCACCGACAGAAGTGTTACTCCAGCCACCGATGGGAGAGCCACACCAGCCGTGGAAGAGAGCACCGTGCCCACCACCCAAAGTAGTGCCACACCGGCTGCCAAGGCTGTTGCCACCCCTGAGCCGGCTTTGGCCCAGCCGGACAGCACAGCCCCAGGGGGCGCAACAGGCCAGGCTCCACCCTCTAGTAAAGGGGAAGAGGCTGCTGGCTGTGCCCAGGAGTCTCGGAGGGTGGAGACCAGCTGA